A stretch of the Microtus ochrogaster isolate Prairie Vole_2 linkage group LG2, MicOch1.0, whole genome shotgun sequence genome encodes the following:
- the Rgl2 gene encoding ral guanine nucleotide dissociation stimulator-like 2, translated as MLPRPLRLLLDTNPPGGVVLSSFRSRDPEEGGDPGGRAVGGGQEEEDEEEEEAPVSVWDEEEDGATFTVTSRQYRPPDPLVPLPPPRSSRRLRAGTLEALVRHLLDARTAGTDVTFTPALLATHRAFTSTPALFGLVTDRLEALELRAPGELERTTGVAISVLSTWLASHPEDFGSEVKGQLDRLESFLLRTGYAAREGVGGGSADLIRNLRARVDPRAPDLPKPLALPGDSPADPTDVLVFLADHLAEQLTLLDAELFLNVIPSQCLGGLWGHRDRPGHSHLCSSVRATVTQFNKVAGAVVSSVLGATSIGEGPGEVTVRPLRPPQRARLLEKWIRVAQECRRLRNFSSVYAVVSALQSSPIHRLRAAWGEAARDSLRVFSSLCQVFSEEDNYSQSRGLLMQEVKLQPPVEPHSKKMPRSGSRGGGVVPYLGTFLKDLVMLHAASKDELENGYVNFDKRRKEFAILSELLRLQNECRGYDLRPDPDIQQWLQGLQPLTEAQSHRVSCEVEPPGTSDSPAVRMLRPTLVISQWTEVLGSVGGPTPLSWDRPSVGGDEVPGTPAPLLTRLAQHMKWPSVSSLDSALESSPSLHSPADPSHLSPPASSPRPSRGHRRSASCGSPLSGGTEGASRGAGYGGGASGPGSSDCRIIRVQMELGEDGSIYKSILVTSQDKAPSVISRVLKKNNRDSAVASEFELVQLLPGERELTIPHSANVFYAMDGASHDFVLRQRRRSSAATPGSHAGPSASGTPPSEGGGGSFPRIKATGRKIARALF; from the exons ATGCTCCCGCGGCCCCTGCGGCTGCTTTTGGACACGAACCCCCCCGGGGGAGTCGTGCTGAGCAGCTTCCGGAGCCGAGACCCCGAAGAGGGTGGGGACCCAGGTGGCCGGGCCGTGGGCggggggcaggaggaagaggatgaggaagaagaagag GCTCCAGTGTCTGTCtgggatgaggaggaggatggcgCTACCTTTACTGTCACAAGCCGCCAGTATCGGCCTCCTGATCCCTTG GTCCCCTTGCCTCCCCCGCGTTCCTCCCGACGGCTCCGCGCTGGCACTCTGGAAGCCCTGGTCAGACACCTTTTGGACGCCAGGACAGCAGGGACTGACGTGACTTTCACGCCAGCCTTGCTGGCCACACACCGGGCCTTCACCTCCACGCCAGCGCTGTTTGGGCTTGTGACTGACAG GCTGGAAGCCCTCGAGCTGCGTGCTCCTGGCGAGCTAGAGAGGACCACAGG GGTAGCCATCTCCGTTCTTTCAACTTGGCTGGCCTCTCACCCTGAGGATTTTGGCTCTGAGGTCAAGGGTCAGCTTGACCGGCTTGAGAGCTTCTTGCTTCGGACAGGGTATGCAGCACGGGAGGGTGTTGGGGGGGGCAGTGCTGACCTCATCCGAAACCTTCGGGCCCGGGTAGATCCCCGGGCCCCCGACCTTCCTAAGCCCCTGGCCCTTCCTGGCGATTCCCCTGCTGACCCCACGGATGTCCTGGTGTTCCTCGCTGACCACTTGGCCGAACAGCTGACCCTGCTAGATGCG GAGCTGTTTCTGAACGTGATCCCCTCTCAGTGTTTGGGAGGCCTCTGGGGTCACAGGGACCGGCCAGGACATTCTCACCTCTGCTCATCTGTCCGAGCTACTGTCACACAGTTCAACAAGGTGGCAGGGGCAGTAGTTAGCTCTGTCCTGGGGGCCACCTCAATTGGAGAGGGGCCGGGGGAGGTGACCGTGAGGCCCCTCCGACCCCCACAGAGGGCCCGGCTCCTGGAGAAGTGGATCCGGGTGGCACAG GAGTGCCGCCGGCTTCGGAACTTCTCCTCAGTCTACGCTGTAGTGTCTGCTCTGCAGTCCAGCCCTATCCACAGGCTTCGGGCGGCCTGGGGGGAAGCAGCCAG GGATAGCCTCAGAGTCTTCTCCAGCCTGTGCCAGGTTTTCTCAGAGGAAGATAATTATTCCCAGAGCAGGGGGCTCCTCATGCAG GAAGTGAAGCTGCAGCCCCCTGTGGAGCCACACTCCAAGAAGATGCCAAGGTCCGGCTCCAGGGGTGGG GGTGTGGTTCCATATCTTGGGACCTTCCTGAAGGACCTTGTGATGCTGCACGCTGCCTCCAAGGATGAGCTGGAg AACGGCTACGTCAATTTTGACAAGCGGAGGAAG GAGTTTGCTATCCTTTCCGAGCTGCTACGCCTCCAGAACGAATGTCGTGGCTATGACCTCCGACCTGACCCCGATATCCAGCAATGGCTCCAGGGCCTCCAGCCATTAACTGAAGCTCAGAG TCACCGTGTGTCCTGTGAAGTGGAACCACCTGGTACCAGCGACTCTCCTGCTGTGAGGATGCTCCGGCCGACGCTAGTCATCTCCCAGTGGACAGA agtcctgggctCGGTTGGAGGCCCCACTCCTTTGTCCTGGGATCGGCCCAGCGTTGGGGGAGACGAGGTCCCTGGAACCCCTGCTCCCCTGCTGACTCGGCTGGCCCAG CACATGAAGTGGccgtctgtctcctctctggacTCTGCCCTGGAAAGCAGCCCCTCCCTACACAGTCCTGCCGACCCCAGCCACCTctcccctccagcctcctcccctaGGCCTTCTCGAGGTCACCGCCGCTCAGCCTCCTGTGGATCTCCACTGAGTGGGGGCACAGAAGGGGCCTCTAGGGGTGCTGGATATGGGGGAGGAGCATCTGGACCAGGGTCCTCTGATTGCCGAATTATCCGAGTCCAGATGGAGCTGGGGGAAGATGGCAGCATCTACAAGAGCATCTTG GTGACAAGCCAGGACAAGGCCCCAAGTGTCATTAGTCGTGTCCTTAAGAAAAACAATCGTGATTCTGCAGTGGCTTCAGAGTTTGAGCTAGTGCAGCTGCTGCCCGGGGAGCGAG AGCTAACCATCCCACACTCGGCTAACGTCTTCTACGCTATGGATGGTGCATCTCACGATTTTGTCCTGCGGCAGCGCAGAAGGTCCTCCGCTGCCACACCGGGCTCCCACGCCGGCCCCTCTGCCTCAGGAACTCCCCCAAGCGAGGGAGGAGGGGGCTCCTTTCCCAGGATTAAGGCCACAGGGAGGAAGATTGCGCGGGCTCTGTTCTGA
- the Tapbp gene encoding tapasin, producing the protein MKVKGGSREQSRGDRSAMKPLPLLVAVALGLVTAVSAGPAAIECWFVEDAGRGSLNKKPGSLLLRQGPMGPPPRPDLDPKLYFKVDDPAGMLLAAFRRYPSGAPTPHCEMSRFIPFPASANWARHLIPQRSCPRALDGDWLLVSVSSTVFSLSSLLRPQPEPQQEPVFITMATVVLTVLTHSPVPQIQLGKDAVLDLSFAYMPPVLEDALSPATGPPPFGLEWRRQHRGKGYLLLAATPGLAGETPPAQEKAVAFAAWDDNEPWGPWTGNGTFWLPAVKPFQEGTYLATVHLPYLQGQVSLQLTVHKPPKVSLTPAPLVWAAPGETPPELICLVSHFYPEAGLEVEWEIRGGSEGGSRKAEGETWLSTVRHHSDGSLSQAGHLRLPPVTANQHGVRYACRVRHPSLPASRRSAEVTLEVAGLSRPSIEDSVGLFLSAFLLLGLMKALGWIAAYQTISEDSKEKAAAASLDSKKSQ; encoded by the exons atgaaagtgaaagGGGGAAGCCGAGAACAGAGTAGAGGAGATCGCAGCGCCATGAAGCCTCTGCCCCTGCTTGTCGCTGTGGCTTTGG GCCTGGTGACCGCCGTCTCGGCTGGACCAGCTGCGATTGAGTGCTGGTTCGTGGAAGATGCAGGTCGGGGTAGCCtaaacaagaaacctggctcgTTGCTGCTGCGCCAGGGTCCCATGGGTCCACCGCCCCGGCCAGATCTTGACCCTAAGCTATACTTCAAGGTGGATG ACCCAGCGGGAATGCTCCTGGCTGCCTTCAGGCGGTACCCCTCAGGCGCCCCCACGCCACACTGCGAGATGAGCCGCTTCATCCCGTTCCCCGCCTCCGCGAATTGGGCTAGACATCTGATCCCGCAGCGGAGCTGCCCACGGGCCCTGGATGGGGATTGGCTGCTGGTCAGCGTGTCCAGCACCGTCTTCAGCCTCTCTAGCTTGCTGCGACCACAGCCGGAGCCTCAACAGGAGCCCGTCttcatcaccatggcaacag TGGTGCTGACTGTCCTCACCCACAGCCCTGTTCCCCAGATCCAGCTGGGAAAAGATGCAGTGCTGGACCTGAGCTTTGCCTACATGCCCCCTGTTCTGGAAGATGCTCTGTCTCCAGCCACCGGCCCCCCTCCCTTTGGGCTAGAGTGGCGACGGCAGCACAGGGGCAAGGGTTACCTGCTGCTGGCTGCAACTCCTGGGCTGGCTGGGGAAACGCCACCAGCCCAAGAAAAGGCCGTGGCCTTTGCTGCTTGGGATGACAATGAGCCCTGGGGCCCGTGGACCGGGAATGGAACCTTCTGGCTGCCAGCTGTGAAGCCTTTTCAGGAGGGCACCTACCTGGCCACTGTGCACCTGCCCTATCTACAAGGACAGGTCTCCCTGCAGCTGACTGTGCACA AGCCCCCCAAAGTGTCTCTGACACCAGCACCCCTTGTGTGGGCTGCTCCAGGAGAGACACCCCCGGAACTGATCTGCCTTGTGTCCCACTTCTACCCTGAGGCGGGCCTGGAGGTGGAGTGGGAGatcagaggtggctcagaaggcGGTTCTAGAAAGGCCGAGGGGGAGACATGGCTGTCCACCGTCCGCCACCATTCCGATGGCTCTCTCAGCCAGGCTGGGCACCTGCGGCTGCCCCCAGTCACTGCCAATCAGCATGGAGTACGCTATGCTTGTCGGGTCCGCCACCCCAGCTTGCCAGCATCAAGGCGCAGTGCTGAAGTCACCTTGGAGGTGGCAG GCCTCTCCCGACCCTCAATCGAGGACAGCGTAGGCCTGTTCCTATCCGCCTTTCTCCTTCTGGGACTCATGAAGGCACTAGGCTGGATTG CAGCCTACCAGACCATTTCTGAAGACTCAAAGGAAAAGGCGGCAGCTGCCAGCCTGGACTCAAAG AAGTCACAATAA
- the Pfdn6 gene encoding prefoldin subunit 6 yields MAELIQKKLQGEVEKYQQLQKDLSKSMSGRQKLEAQLTENNIVKEELALLDGSNVVFKLLGPVLVKQELGEARATVGKRLDYITAEIKRYESQLRDLERQSEQQRETLAQLQQEFQRAQAAKAPGKA; encoded by the exons ATGGCTGAGCTGATCCAAAAGAAGCTGCAGGGAGAAGTGGAGAAATACCAACAGCTGCAGAAGG ACTTAAGTAAATCCAtgtcagggaggcagaagcttgAGGCCCAGCTAACAGAAAATAATATCGTGAAGGAG GAACTGGCCTTGCTGGATGGATCCAACGTCGTCTTTAAGCTGCTGGGACCCGTACTTGTCAAACAGGAGCTAGGGGAGGCTCGGGCCACGGTGGGGAAGAGGCTAGACTATATCACAGCGGAAAT TAAGCGTTACGAATCGCAGCTTCGGGACCTTGAGCGACAGTCAGAGCAACAGAGGGAAACCCTTGCTCAGCTGCAACAGGAGTTCCAGCGAGCCCAGGCAGCAAAGGCTCCTGGGAAGGCCTGA
- the Daxx gene encoding death domain-associated protein 6 isoform X2: MAAADSVIVLDDDDEDEAAAQPGPSHLPSNPVSPGPEASGPSESHGDGGSSQSGGRKCYKLENERLFEEAHSSKKKLNLACPASAPSESSGDNPPSAPSSDLTTAENTASEASKTRGSRRQIQRLEQLLALYVAEIRRLQEKELDLSELDDPDSTYMQEARLKRKLIRLFGRLCELKGCSSLTGRVIEQRIPYRGTRYPEVNRRIERLINKPGPDAFPDYGDVLRAVERAVTRHSLGLPRQQLQVMAQDAFRDVGVRLQERRHLDLIYNFGCHLTDDYRPGIDPALSDPTLARRLRENRTLAMNRLDEVISKYAVMQDRSEEDERQKRRARLLGTSSRSPGSPKACLDSGEGPSGLASQECPTTSRAETEEEEEEEEESEEEEEEEEEEEEEEEATEDEDEDLEELQEDQGTDEEEEGGDNEGDGPRSPSEPMKELRSPAEQRNKGLRGPAASASPLGESPDPPSVDAESSGEQLLEEESPGSRLFELEIEALPEDATPSPEEGDISFSRKQSEDSLPPILENGADVVTSTSFNGRVSSHTWQDSSPPCKRSRKEKKQLGSGPLEDSYLEKQTAQQGNGKSEWTPLASLAPVADSSTRVDSPSHGLVTSSLCSPFPSLRAQTPQSPFPRPCIYKMSVATQCDPEEIIVLSDSD; the protein is encoded by the exons ATGGCCGCCGCTGACAGTGTCATCGTGCTGGACGATGATGACGAGGATGAAGCAGCCGCACAGCCGGGGCCCTCCCACCTGCCCTCCAATCCTGTCTCACCAGGGCCAGAAGCCTCTGGTCCCTCTGAGTCCCATGGGGATGGAGGAAGCAGTCAGTCAGGTGGCAGAAAGTGCTACAAGCTGGAGAACGAGAGGCTGTTTGAAGAG GCGCACTCAAGCAAGAAGAAACTGAACTTGGCTTGTCCAGCCTCAGCGCCCAGCGAATCCTCTGGTGATaaccctccctctgctccctcctccgACCTGACAACTGCTGAGAACACCGCCTCTGAGGCCTCAAAGACCCGTGGTTCCCGGAGGCAGATCCAGCGCCTGGAGCAGCTGCTGGCACTGTATGTGGCAGAGATACGGCGGctgcaggagaaggagctggaTCTCTCAGAACTGGATGACCCAGACTCCACGTATATGCAGGAGGCCCGCTTGAAGCGGAAACTGATCCGCCTCTTTGGGAGGCTGTGTGAGTTGAAGGGCTGCTCTTCTCTGACTGGCCGGGTCATAGAGCAGCGAATCCCTTACCGTGGCACCCGCTACCCAGAGGTCAACAGGCGCATCGAGCGGCTCATCAACAAGCCAGGGCCGGACGCCTTTCCCGACTATGGGGATGTGCTGAGGGCTGTGGAGAGGGCAGTGACCAGGCACAGTCTGGGCCTTCCCCGGCAGCAGCTCCAGGTCATGGCTCAGGATGCCTTCCGGGATGTGGGTGTCAGGTTACAGGAGCGCAGGCACCTTGACCTCATCTACAACTTTGGCTGCCATCTCACAGATGACTACAGGCCAG GCATTGACCCTGCACTGTCAGATCCCACGTTGGCTCGCCGCCTTCGGGAAAATCGGACGTTGGCCATGAACCGGCTGGATGAAGTCATCTCTAAATATGCAGTGATGCAGGACCGGAGCGAGGAGGacgagagacagaagagaagagctCGGCTCCTGGGCACCTCTTCCCGGTCTCCAGGCTCTCCCAAAGCCTGCTTGGATTCTGGTGAG GGTCCTAGTGGACTGGCGTCCCAGGAGTGCCCTACTACCTCCAGAGCTgagactgaggaggaggaggaagaggaggaggaaagtgaggaggaggaggaagaggaggaagaagaggaggaggaggaagaggccactgaagatgaagatgaggatcTAGAAGAGTTGCAGGAAGATCAGGGGactgatgaagaagaggaaggaggag ATAATGAAGGAGATGGCCCCAGGTCCCCATCTGAACCAATGAAAGAGCTCAGGTCTCCTGCTGAGCAGAGGAACAAAGGACTTAGAGGGCCAGCAGCATCAGCTTCGCCCCTGGGAGAATCCCCAGACCCTCCCAGCGTGGATGCAGAAAGCAGTGGGGAACAGCTCCTGGAAGAAGAGAGTCCTGGCTCCCGGCTTTTTGAGCTAGAGATTGAAGCCTTGCCTGAGGATGCCACCCCATCCCCTGAGGAAGGGGACATTTCCTTTTCCAGGAAACAGTCAGaagactccctccctcccatcttggAAAATGGGGCAGATGTGGTTACCTCTACATCCTTCAATGGGCGTGTCTCTTCTCACACTTGGCAAGATTCCAGTCCCCCTTGCAAGAGATCTCGGAAGGAGAAGAAGCAACTGGGATCTGGACCATTAGAAGACAG CTATCTAGAGAAGCAAACAGCTCagcagggaaatgggaagagcgAATGGACCCCCTTGGCCTCCCTGGCTCCTGTTGCTGATTCCTCCACAAGGGTGGACTCTCCCAGCCATGGCCTGGTGACCAGCTCCCTCTGCAGCCCCTTTCCATCCCTGAGAGCCCAAACTCCTCAGTCTCCATTTCCCCGACCTTGTATTTATAAG ATGAGTGTGGCCACGCAGTGCGATCCCGAAGAGATCATCGTGCTGTCAGACTCGGATTAg
- the Daxx gene encoding death domain-associated protein 6 isoform X1 → MAAADSVIVLDDDDEDEAAAQPGPSHLPSNPVSPGPEASGPSESHGDGGSSQSGGRKCYKLENERLFEEFLELCKMQTADHPEVVPFLYKVQQRAQSLFLASAEFCNILSRVLSRARNRPAKLYVYINELCTVLKAHSSKKKLNLACPASAPSESSGDNPPSAPSSDLTTAENTASEASKTRGSRRQIQRLEQLLALYVAEIRRLQEKELDLSELDDPDSTYMQEARLKRKLIRLFGRLCELKGCSSLTGRVIEQRIPYRGTRYPEVNRRIERLINKPGPDAFPDYGDVLRAVERAVTRHSLGLPRQQLQVMAQDAFRDVGVRLQERRHLDLIYNFGCHLTDDYRPGIDPALSDPTLARRLRENRTLAMNRLDEVISKYAVMQDRSEEDERQKRRARLLGTSSRSPGSPKACLDSGEGPSGLASQECPTTSRAETEEEEEEEEESEEEEEEEEEEEEEEEATEDEDEDLEELQEDQGTDEEEEGGDNEGDGPRSPSEPMKELRSPAEQRNKGLRGPAASASPLGESPDPPSVDAESSGEQLLEEESPGSRLFELEIEALPEDATPSPEEGDISFSRKQSEDSLPPILENGADVVTSTSFNGRVSSHTWQDSSPPCKRSRKEKKQLGSGPLEDSYLEKQTAQQGNGKSEWTPLASLAPVADSSTRVDSPSHGLVTSSLCSPFPSLRAQTPQSPFPRPCIYKMSVATQCDPEEIIVLSDSD, encoded by the exons ATGGCCGCCGCTGACAGTGTCATCGTGCTGGACGATGATGACGAGGATGAAGCAGCCGCACAGCCGGGGCCCTCCCACCTGCCCTCCAATCCTGTCTCACCAGGGCCAGAAGCCTCTGGTCCCTCTGAGTCCCATGGGGATGGAGGAAGCAGTCAGTCAGGTGGCAGAAAGTGCTACAAGCTGGAGAACGAGAGGCTGTTTGAAGAG TTCCTTGAACTGTGTAAGATGCAGACAGCGGACCACCCTGAGGTGGTCCCGTTCCTCTACAAAGTGCAGCAGCGTGCCCAGTCTctgtttctggcctctgcagagtTCTGCAACATCCTGTCCCGGGTTCTGTCTCGGGCTCGGAACCGGCCAGCTAAGCTCTATGTCTACATTAACGAGCTCTGCACTGTTCTTAAGGCGCACTCAAGCAAGAAGAAACTGAACTTGGCTTGTCCAGCCTCAGCGCCCAGCGAATCCTCTGGTGATaaccctccctctgctccctcctccgACCTGACAACTGCTGAGAACACCGCCTCTGAGGCCTCAAAGACCCGTGGTTCCCGGAGGCAGATCCAGCGCCTGGAGCAGCTGCTGGCACTGTATGTGGCAGAGATACGGCGGctgcaggagaaggagctggaTCTCTCAGAACTGGATGACCCAGACTCCACGTATATGCAGGAGGCCCGCTTGAAGCGGAAACTGATCCGCCTCTTTGGGAGGCTGTGTGAGTTGAAGGGCTGCTCTTCTCTGACTGGCCGGGTCATAGAGCAGCGAATCCCTTACCGTGGCACCCGCTACCCAGAGGTCAACAGGCGCATCGAGCGGCTCATCAACAAGCCAGGGCCGGACGCCTTTCCCGACTATGGGGATGTGCTGAGGGCTGTGGAGAGGGCAGTGACCAGGCACAGTCTGGGCCTTCCCCGGCAGCAGCTCCAGGTCATGGCTCAGGATGCCTTCCGGGATGTGGGTGTCAGGTTACAGGAGCGCAGGCACCTTGACCTCATCTACAACTTTGGCTGCCATCTCACAGATGACTACAGGCCAG GCATTGACCCTGCACTGTCAGATCCCACGTTGGCTCGCCGCCTTCGGGAAAATCGGACGTTGGCCATGAACCGGCTGGATGAAGTCATCTCTAAATATGCAGTGATGCAGGACCGGAGCGAGGAGGacgagagacagaagagaagagctCGGCTCCTGGGCACCTCTTCCCGGTCTCCAGGCTCTCCCAAAGCCTGCTTGGATTCTGGTGAG GGTCCTAGTGGACTGGCGTCCCAGGAGTGCCCTACTACCTCCAGAGCTgagactgaggaggaggaggaagaggaggaggaaagtgaggaggaggaggaagaggaggaagaagaggaggaggaggaagaggccactgaagatgaagatgaggatcTAGAAGAGTTGCAGGAAGATCAGGGGactgatgaagaagaggaaggaggag ATAATGAAGGAGATGGCCCCAGGTCCCCATCTGAACCAATGAAAGAGCTCAGGTCTCCTGCTGAGCAGAGGAACAAAGGACTTAGAGGGCCAGCAGCATCAGCTTCGCCCCTGGGAGAATCCCCAGACCCTCCCAGCGTGGATGCAGAAAGCAGTGGGGAACAGCTCCTGGAAGAAGAGAGTCCTGGCTCCCGGCTTTTTGAGCTAGAGATTGAAGCCTTGCCTGAGGATGCCACCCCATCCCCTGAGGAAGGGGACATTTCCTTTTCCAGGAAACAGTCAGaagactccctccctcccatcttggAAAATGGGGCAGATGTGGTTACCTCTACATCCTTCAATGGGCGTGTCTCTTCTCACACTTGGCAAGATTCCAGTCCCCCTTGCAAGAGATCTCGGAAGGAGAAGAAGCAACTGGGATCTGGACCATTAGAAGACAG CTATCTAGAGAAGCAAACAGCTCagcagggaaatgggaagagcgAATGGACCCCCTTGGCCTCCCTGGCTCCTGTTGCTGATTCCTCCACAAGGGTGGACTCTCCCAGCCATGGCCTGGTGACCAGCTCCCTCTGCAGCCCCTTTCCATCCCTGAGAGCCCAAACTCCTCAGTCTCCATTTCCCCGACCTTGTATTTATAAG ATGAGTGTGGCCACGCAGTGCGATCCCGAAGAGATCATCGTGCTGTCAGACTCGGATTAg
- the Zbtb22 gene encoding zinc finger and BTB domain-containing protein 22: MEPSPLSPSGAALPLPLSLAPPPLPLPAAAVVHVSFPEVTSALLESLNQQRLQGQLCDVSIRVQGREFRAHRAVLAASSPYFHDQVLLKGMTSISLPSVMDPGAFETVLASAYTGRLSMAAADIVNFLTVGSVLQMWHIVDKCTELLREGRSSATTTTVTTAAAPSVSVPGASVPSGSAGAGAPATMGSVRSHASSRASENQSPSSSNYFSPRESAEFSSSSQDTFVASAVGCGNRRDGGPGFPGPVVGSMGATSGKLLLEADELCDDGGDGRGAVAPGAGLRRPPCMPAGAVPQKHWVYVKRGRNCPAPASLLHQDPELEDEEEEEDLVLTCEDDEDEELGGGSGVPPGGEPEATLSISDVRTLTEPPVKGEEQVNFCESSNDFGPYEGGGAGAGLDDSGGPTPSSYTPTHPPRPLLPLDVPGNQILVFPSSSQAPGQPPGNPAEHGAVTLGGTSAVGLGIPSGSGGAPGGTGSSDGNKIFLCHCGKAFSHKSMRDRHVNMHLNLRPFDCPVCNKKFKMKHHLTEHMKTHTGLKPYECSVCAKKFMWRDSFMRHRGHCERRHRMGGGGAALGPGSGAPTGPALQPKRESSGVGGGNGDEANSATPPSHRRVWSPPSVHKVEMDFSGGGGAH; the protein is encoded by the coding sequence atggagccatctcctctgTCACCCAGTGGGGCGGCTCTCCCGCTGCCTCTCTCGCTGGCTCCGCCgccgctgcctctgcctgcagctgcAGTGGTGCACGTGTCGTTCCCTGAAGTGACCAGTGCCCTCCTGGAGTCCCTCAACCAGCAGCGGCTCCAGGGGCAGCTGTGCGATGTGTCCATCCGAGTGCAGGGCCGCGAGTTTCGTGCACACCGGGCTGTCCTGGCCGCCTCCTCTCCTTACTTCCACGACCAGGTCTTACTCAAAGGCATGACCTCCATCTCGCTGCCCAGCGTCATGGACCCGGGTGCGTTTGAAACGGTCCTGGCCTCGGCGTACACCGGCCGCCTCAGCATGGCCGCTGCTGACATCGTCAACTTCCTCACGGTGGGCTCGGTCCTCCAGATGTGGCACATCGTGGACAAGTGCACGGAGCTCCTTCGGGAGGGTCGCTCCTCAGCCACTACCACCACGGTCACCACTGCCGCAGCCCCCTCTGTCTCCGTCCCTGGTGCCAGTGTCCCGTCAGGGAGTGCGGGCGCTGGAGCCCCGGCCACCATGGGCTCCGTCCGCTCCCATGCTTCCAGCCGGGCCAGTGAGAATCAGTCCCCTAGCAGTAGCAACTACTTCAGCCCCCGGGAGTCCGCCgagttctcctcttcctcccaagacaCCTTTGTAGCGTCAGCAGTTGGCTGTGGGAACCGTCGAGATGGTGGCCCTGGCTTCCCAGGCCCTGTGGTTGGCAGCATGGGTGCCACTTCTGGAAAGTTGCTGCTGGAGGCAGACGAGCTGTGTGATGATGGTGGGGACGGGAGGGGGGCCGTGGCCCCCGGGGCTGGGCTCCGGAGGCCTCCCTGCATGCCTGCCGGTGCAGTGCCACAGAAACACTGGGTATATGTGAAACGAGGTAGAAATTGCCCTGCGCCAGCCTCTCTGCTTCACCAAGATCCAGAGctagaggatgaggaggaagaggaagatctAGTGTTGACTTGTGAGGATGACGAGGATGAAGAACTGGGGGGTGGCTCCGGGGTTCCTCCAGGGGGAGAGCCTGAGGCTACGCTCAGTATCAGTGATGTGCGGACCTTGACCGAGCCTCCAGTCAAAGGGGAGGAACAGGTCAACTTCTGTGAGTCCTCCAATGACTTCGGCCCCTATGAGGGTGGGGGGGCCGGAGCAGGGCTTGATGACTCAGGAGGACCCACCCCCTCCTCCTATACCCCCACCCACCCTCCAAGACCCCTCCTTCCTTTGGATGTGCCGGGCAACCAGATCTTGGTATTCCCATCCTCCTCACAGGCTCCAGGCCAGCCACCGGGGAACCCAGCAGAACACGGGGCAGTGACCCTGGGGGGCACCTCTGCCGTGGGTCTAGGCATACCAAGTGGCTCTGGTGGGGCCCCTGGAGGGACGGGCAGCAGCGACGGGAATAAGATCTTTTTGTGCCACTGTGGGAAGGCTTTCTCGCATAAGAGTATGCGGGACCGGCACGTGAACATGCATCTCAACCTGCGACCTTTCGACTGCCCGGTGTGCAACAAAAAGTTCAAGATGAAGCACCACCTGACTGAGCACATGAAGACGCACACAGGCCTCAAGCCCTATGAGTGCAGCGTCTGCGCCAAGAAGTTCATGTGGCGGGACAGCTTCATGCGGCACCGGGGACACTGTGAGCGCCGGCACCGGatgggcgggggcggggccgcATTAGGACCGGGATCCGGGGCTCCTACTGGGCCTGCCTTGCAACCTAAGAGGGAGTCTTCCGGAGTGGGTGGGGGCAATGGCGATGAGGCGAATTCGGCCACACCCCCATCTCATAGGCGTGTCTGGTCCCCACCCAGCGTGCACAAGGTGGAGATGGATTTCAGTGGGGGCGGAGGAGCGCACTGA